In a genomic window of Microterricola viridarii:
- a CDS encoding ABC transporter ATP-binding protein: MTTRNATPNDPVVRVRGLEKRYGDLAAVDGVSFDIERGETFALLGPNGAGKSTTIEILEGYRTRSGGDVSVLGIDPTHGGLDWKSRLGIVLQSTGETGNATVVEQLRHFAGFYPNPRSVDEVIAAVGLQAKAKTRISKLSGGQRRRVDVALGIIGRPELLFLDEPTTGFDPESRRDFWTLIRQLKAEGTSILLTTHYLDEAAQLSDRAGVIAGGRLIEIGAIDEIGGADARVPVVRWRDASGAPRSVQSEHPAATVAAIAAELGGEPRELEVIRPSLEDIYLGLVKAHDAASAGGAAAASATPSIATSQEVRS, translated from the coding sequence GCCGCCGTCGACGGAGTGAGCTTCGACATCGAGCGCGGCGAAACTTTCGCCCTGCTCGGGCCGAACGGCGCAGGCAAGTCGACGACGATCGAGATCCTCGAGGGCTACCGCACCCGCAGCGGCGGCGACGTCAGCGTGCTCGGCATCGACCCCACCCACGGCGGCCTCGACTGGAAGTCGCGGCTCGGCATCGTGCTGCAGTCGACCGGCGAGACCGGCAACGCCACCGTGGTCGAGCAGCTGCGCCACTTCGCCGGCTTCTACCCGAACCCGCGCAGCGTCGACGAGGTGATCGCCGCCGTCGGCCTCCAGGCCAAGGCGAAGACCCGCATCAGCAAGCTGAGCGGCGGGCAGCGCCGCCGCGTCGATGTCGCCCTCGGCATCATCGGCCGGCCGGAGCTGCTCTTCCTCGACGAGCCGACGACCGGCTTCGACCCGGAGTCGCGCCGCGACTTCTGGACGCTGATCCGGCAGCTCAAGGCCGAGGGCACGAGCATCCTGCTCACCACCCACTACCTCGACGAGGCCGCCCAGCTGAGCGACCGGGCCGGTGTCATCGCCGGCGGAAGGCTGATCGAGATCGGCGCCATCGACGAGATCGGCGGGGCGGATGCCCGGGTGCCGGTTGTCCGCTGGCGCGACGCTTCCGGCGCCCCGCGCTCCGTGCAGAGCGAGCACCCGGCCGCCACGGTGGCCGCCATCGCCGCAGAGCTCGGCGGCGAGCCGCGCGAGCTCGAGGTGATCCGGCCGAGCCTCGAGGACATCTACCTCGGGCTGGTCAAGGCGCACGACGCCGCCAGCGCGGGCGGGGCCGCCGCGGCATCCGCCACCCCCAGCATCGCAACCAGCCAGGAGGTTCGCTCATGA
- a CDS encoding ABC transporter permease: MSTVTAQRPTIARPGVVALGLSRIGYEVRSYFRSPDAVFFTFLFPVIMLGIFTSAFSASGNIGTAPDGTGGISVGAYYLPGMIAAGMLLSGVQNLAVDIAGEKSDGTLKRLGGTPLSPTAYFIGKIGQTLVTGTLQVGLLLAVAVFAFGIALPTDPAAWGTFAWVFLLGIITSALLGIALSAVPRSGKSATAVVIPIVLVLQFISGVYLQFNQLPEWMQNVASLFPLKWMAQGMRAVFLPESFEALEPSGAWDLGLVALVLVGWLVVGLVLSRLTFRWIRRDA; this comes from the coding sequence ATGAGCACCGTCACCGCGCAGCGGCCCACCATCGCCCGCCCCGGCGTCGTCGCGCTCGGCCTCAGCCGCATCGGCTACGAGGTGCGCAGCTACTTCCGCTCGCCGGACGCCGTCTTCTTCACCTTCCTCTTCCCTGTGATCATGCTCGGCATCTTCACCTCGGCGTTCAGCGCCTCCGGCAACATCGGCACCGCGCCAGACGGCACCGGAGGCATCAGCGTCGGCGCCTACTACCTCCCCGGCATGATCGCGGCCGGCATGCTGCTCTCCGGCGTGCAGAACCTCGCCGTCGACATCGCCGGCGAGAAGAGCGACGGCACGCTGAAGCGCCTCGGCGGCACGCCGCTCTCCCCCACCGCGTACTTCATCGGCAAGATCGGCCAGACCCTGGTCACCGGCACGCTGCAGGTGGGCCTGCTGCTGGCGGTCGCCGTGTTCGCCTTCGGCATCGCCCTGCCGACCGATCCCGCCGCCTGGGGCACCTTCGCCTGGGTGTTCCTGCTCGGAATCATCACCTCCGCCCTGCTCGGCATCGCGCTCTCGGCGGTGCCCCGCTCCGGCAAGAGCGCCACCGCTGTGGTGATCCCGATCGTGCTCGTCCTGCAGTTCATCTCCGGCGTCTACCTGCAGTTCAACCAACTGCCAGAGTGGATGCAGAACGTGGCCAGCCTGTTCCCGCTCAAGTGGATGGCGCAGGGCATGCGCGCCGTGTTCCTGCCGGAGAGCTTCGAGGCGCTCGAGCCGAGCGGCGCCTGGGACCTCGGCCTCGTCGCACTGGTGCTCGTCGGCTGGCTCGTGGTGGGTCTGGTGCTCAGCCGGCTGACGTTCCGCTGGATCCGGCGCGACGCCTGA
- a CDS encoding sensor histidine kinase, with the protein MTSRRWWDAAMIAVAALLIAVTVLWDQPDAGGEWGVLAVLAVVLLCYFSWGRRYIGGDGALPGLLYAGVLLVALGVGIALDPTFAFLQIILFPSLWVLSGSTRQAVVLNLLAIVPITLGYWAYFGPSGILSGLGASVLAVAFSLSLGAWITSIERSGAERARLLDELLAVQGQLAAANREVGVDSERARLAREIHDTIAQSLTGLVMVAQRTGSALARVTDADPADASASVSALAGARADVELMESMARDALTEARGLVAAIAPVRVESTLAEALDRLAERFERETGVQVRTELAALAPAAAAAGGGGASGALGAELDVVLLRCAQEALANVRKHARAGTASVGISRSAGQVVLTVDDDGVGPSHSPDAGAGTGFGLAGMTERLALVGGTVRLEQASPRGSRLTVTIPLAPALAPDPAPLAETARLVVQGELNSTSRSLGGKKREAQG; encoded by the coding sequence ATGACGTCTCGACGATGGTGGGATGCCGCGATGATCGCGGTCGCGGCGCTGCTCATCGCGGTCACCGTGCTGTGGGACCAGCCCGACGCGGGCGGCGAGTGGGGCGTGTTGGCCGTGCTGGCCGTCGTGCTGCTCTGCTACTTCTCCTGGGGGCGGCGCTACATCGGCGGCGACGGCGCGCTGCCCGGGCTGCTCTACGCCGGGGTGCTGCTCGTGGCGCTCGGCGTCGGGATCGCCCTCGACCCGACCTTCGCGTTCTTGCAGATCATCCTGTTCCCCTCGCTCTGGGTGCTCTCCGGCAGCACGCGGCAGGCCGTTGTGCTGAACCTGCTCGCGATCGTGCCGATCACGCTGGGCTACTGGGCCTACTTCGGCCCGAGCGGAATCCTCTCCGGACTCGGCGCCTCGGTGCTCGCCGTCGCGTTCAGCCTCTCCCTCGGCGCCTGGATCACGAGCATCGAGCGCTCCGGCGCCGAGCGGGCCAGGCTGCTCGACGAGCTGCTGGCGGTGCAGGGCCAGCTGGCCGCGGCCAACCGGGAGGTCGGCGTCGACAGCGAGCGCGCCCGCCTGGCCCGCGAGATCCACGACACCATCGCCCAGAGCCTGACCGGGCTGGTCATGGTGGCGCAGCGCACGGGCAGCGCGCTGGCCCGGGTGACGGATGCCGACCCTGCCGATGCCTCGGCCTCTGTCTCTGCCCTGGCCGGTGCCCGCGCCGATGTCGAGCTGATGGAGTCGATGGCCAGGGACGCCCTCACCGAGGCCCGCGGCCTGGTCGCCGCCATCGCGCCGGTGCGGGTGGAGTCGACGCTGGCCGAGGCGCTCGACCGGCTGGCGGAGCGATTCGAGCGGGAGACCGGCGTGCAGGTGCGCACCGAGCTGGCCGCGCTCGCGCCCGCGGCTGCGGCCGCGGGCGGGGGCGGGGCGTCCGGCGCACTCGGCGCCGAGCTGGACGTGGTGCTGCTGCGCTGCGCACAGGAGGCGCTCGCCAACGTGCGCAAGCACGCGCGGGCGGGCACGGCATCCGTCGGCATCAGCCGCAGCGCCGGGCAGGTCGTGCTGACCGTGGACGATGACGGCGTCGGACCGAGCCACTCCCCCGATGCCGGCGCGGGAACGGGCTTCGGCCTGGCCGGGATGACCGAGCGACTCGCACTCGTCGGCGGAACCGTGCGGCTGGAACAGGCGTCGCCGCGCGGCAGCCGACTCACCGTCACGATCCCGCTCGCCCCCGCCCTCGCTCCCGACCCCGCTCCCCTCGCCGAGACTGCGCGACTTGTCGTTCAGGGCGAGCTGAACAGCACTTCGCGCAGTCTCGGCGGCAAGAAGA